From one Catellatospora sp. IY07-71 genomic stretch:
- a CDS encoding DUF6036 family nucleotidyltransferase, which translates to MCWLSAQSVLGAIPEDRLPAAATASIEVDVAFFDDPGDLKADRVDGAIGELSAFHDTFGYYAQGVSVSTAVLPAGWRERLVVVDTPGTAPGRGHLLDPHDCVVSKLVAGREKDHVFAAALLEHGLIDAAVLAERVETVDVSDGHRQRLRQWIDYHVRLGSGGSSPGV; encoded by the coding sequence ATGTGCTGGTTATCGGCTCAGTCGGTTCTCGGCGCGATACCTGAGGACAGGCTGCCCGCAGCCGCTACGGCGTCGATCGAGGTGGACGTCGCTTTCTTCGACGACCCCGGTGACCTCAAGGCAGATCGCGTGGACGGTGCGATCGGCGAGTTGTCGGCCTTTCACGACACCTTCGGCTACTACGCCCAAGGCGTGAGCGTTTCCACGGCGGTGCTGCCCGCCGGCTGGCGAGAGCGTCTCGTGGTGGTCGATACACCGGGCACGGCACCGGGGCGCGGTCACTTGCTCGATCCACACGACTGCGTGGTGTCGAAACTGGTCGCGGGCCGGGAGAAGGACCACGTTTTCGCTGCGGCGTTGTTGGAGCACGGACTGATCGACGCCGCGGTTCTGGCCGAACGGGTTGAGACGGTCGACGTGTCCGATGGTCACCGACAGCGTCTGCGCCAGTGGATCGATTACCACGTGCGACTCGGCAGCGGCGGATCTTCTCCCGGCGTGTGA
- a CDS encoding ABC transporter substrate-binding protein, whose translation MRTWRPILAVAALSLTLAACGSTDTPGDAAPTSAGPWQFTNGNGEVVKADKTPTRIIAHAGEAAALMSFGIKPVGVYADESVKTDPNLKGLDLAGIEILGEEWGKIDVEKAASLRPDLIVADWWPAEKAHSGLEEGVDEKSKKLKELAPIVGVSQGKSILDLAEGYENLAKSLGAKVDAPEIAASKKRFEDALAKFKEATAAKPNLTVLAMSPSDDKVYVANPEYAPELLDFQKWGLKVVNPDKPDPGFPYWENLSWENADKYQPDLILWDGRSYTETANAEWGKKQPTWFAIKAAKANAVVSWPAYWLHTYGHFATELEKLTTAIKAADENIGS comes from the coding sequence ATGCGCACCTGGCGTCCGATACTGGCCGTGGCGGCTCTGAGCCTTACGCTCGCCGCCTGCGGTTCGACCGACACCCCCGGCGACGCGGCCCCCACGTCGGCCGGGCCGTGGCAGTTCACCAACGGCAACGGCGAGGTCGTCAAGGCCGACAAGACCCCGACCCGGATCATCGCGCACGCCGGTGAGGCCGCCGCGCTGATGTCGTTCGGCATCAAGCCGGTCGGCGTCTACGCCGACGAGTCGGTCAAGACCGACCCCAACCTCAAGGGCCTGGACCTGGCCGGGATCGAGATCCTCGGCGAGGAGTGGGGCAAGATCGACGTCGAGAAGGCCGCCTCGCTGCGCCCCGACCTGATCGTCGCCGACTGGTGGCCGGCCGAGAAGGCGCACAGCGGCCTGGAGGAGGGCGTCGACGAGAAGAGCAAGAAGCTCAAGGAGCTCGCTCCGATCGTCGGCGTCTCGCAGGGCAAGTCGATCCTGGACCTGGCCGAGGGCTACGAGAACCTGGCCAAGAGCCTCGGCGCCAAGGTGGACGCCCCCGAGATCGCCGCGTCGAAGAAGCGCTTCGAGGACGCGCTGGCCAAGTTCAAGGAGGCCACCGCGGCCAAGCCGAACCTGACCGTGCTGGCCATGTCCCCGTCCGACGACAAGGTCTACGTCGCCAACCCGGAGTACGCGCCGGAGCTGCTGGACTTCCAGAAGTGGGGCCTGAAGGTCGTCAACCCCGACAAGCCCGACCCCGGCTTCCCGTACTGGGAGAACCTGAGCTGGGAGAACGCCGACAAGTACCAGCCCGACCTGATCCTGTGGGACGGCCGCTCGTACACCGAGACCGCCAACGCCGAGTGGGGCAAGAAGCAGCCGACCTGGTTCGCCATCAAGGCCGCCAAAGCGAACGCGGTCGTGTCCTGGCCGGCGTACTGGCTGCACACCTACGGCCACTTCGCCACCGAGCTGGAGAAGCTGACCACGGCGATCAAGGCCGCCGACGAGAACATCGGCTCCTGA
- a CDS encoding iron ABC transporter permease, with the protein MKSATVRARRALALGPGLAVLCVILALVAFLSVTLGSRDIGLPEVLRALAGLGGGSAIEDTVTLELRVPRTLLGILVGAALGVAGAILQGVTRNPLADTGIMGVNSGAAACVVLAITVLGVRGVSVYIWFAFAGAILATLLVYAIASLGREGATPVKLALAGAAVTAGMGSLTTGIVMTNVDALNELRFWQVGSLAGRYAPILTGVAPFLIAGLIASLACGRALNGLALGEDVARGLGQRVGLTRAAAFALVAVLAGAATAACGPIVFVGLIVPHLARFICGPDYRWILPYAMLLSPIILLLADVVGRVVAAPGELQVGVVLGVLGAPVFVGIVRYGRLSEA; encoded by the coding sequence ATGAAAAGCGCAACAGTACGGGCACGGCGAGCACTGGCCCTCGGGCCGGGGCTCGCCGTGCTCTGCGTCATCCTGGCCCTGGTCGCGTTCCTGAGCGTCACCCTCGGCTCCCGTGACATCGGCCTGCCCGAGGTGCTGCGCGCCCTGGCCGGTCTCGGCGGCGGCTCCGCGATCGAGGACACCGTCACCCTCGAACTGCGCGTGCCGCGCACCCTGCTCGGCATCCTGGTCGGCGCGGCGCTCGGCGTGGCCGGCGCGATCCTGCAGGGCGTCACCCGCAACCCGCTCGCCGACACCGGCATCATGGGCGTCAACTCCGGCGCGGCGGCGTGCGTGGTGCTGGCCATCACCGTGCTCGGCGTACGCGGCGTGAGCGTCTACATCTGGTTCGCCTTCGCCGGGGCCATCCTCGCCACGCTGCTGGTGTACGCCATCGCGTCGCTCGGGCGGGAGGGCGCCACGCCGGTCAAGCTCGCCCTGGCGGGCGCTGCCGTGACGGCGGGCATGGGCTCGCTGACCACCGGCATCGTGATGACCAACGTGGACGCCCTCAACGAGCTGCGCTTCTGGCAGGTCGGCTCGCTGGCCGGACGGTACGCCCCGATCCTCACCGGGGTAGCGCCGTTCCTGATCGCCGGGCTGATCGCCTCGCTGGCCTGCGGGCGGGCGCTGAACGGGCTGGCCCTCGGCGAGGACGTGGCCCGCGGCCTCGGCCAGCGCGTCGGCCTGACCCGCGCCGCGGCGTTCGCGCTGGTCGCGGTGCTCGCCGGGGCGGCCACGGCCGCGTGCGGGCCGATCGTGTTCGTCGGGCTCATCGTCCCGCACCTGGCCCGGTTCATCTGCGGGCCGGACTACCGCTGGATCCTGCCGTACGCGATGCTGCTGTCCCCGATCATCCTGCTGCTCGCGGACGTCGTCGGCCGGGTCGTGGCCGCTCCCGGCGAGCTGCAGGTCGGCGTCGTGCTCGGCGTGCTCGGCGCGCCCGTGTTCGTCGGCATCGTCCGCTACGGCAGGTTGTCGGAGGCCTGA
- a CDS encoding iron chelate uptake ABC transporter family permease subunit, producing MTAMITPGTKTPQVRAAGATARALRATRRRRAVRALTATTGLTVAVIGLFVLTMMVGSFRLTAQEVVTSVLHLADNPSVDFVVRGLRLPTALSALTVGLALGSSGTVFQQLLRNPLASPDFVGITAGASLAAVTGIVLFQVGGLAVCLLALGGAVVAALLMYALAWRDGVSGYRFILIGIGVAVFFEGITGYMLTRAELFEARQAMHWLTGSVGQASDAELKLLSAALVVLLPLAVLLSRRLRVLELGDDSARALGARVELTRAVLLGTAVLLVALAVAVAGPIVFVALVAGPIANRLLGPATGGIAAAALVGAALLLSADLIAVHLLPTPLPTGVVTGAVGAPYLLWLLATTNRQGAGG from the coding sequence ATGACCGCGATGATCACCCCCGGCACCAAGACCCCGCAGGTCCGCGCGGCCGGTGCCACCGCCAGGGCGCTGCGCGCCACGCGCCGCCGCCGGGCGGTGCGCGCGCTGACCGCCACCACCGGGCTCACCGTTGCCGTGATCGGCCTGTTCGTGCTCACCATGATGGTCGGCAGCTTCCGGCTCACCGCGCAGGAGGTCGTCACCTCCGTGCTGCACCTGGCCGACAACCCCAGCGTCGACTTCGTGGTGCGCGGCCTGCGGCTGCCCACCGCGCTGTCGGCGTTGACCGTCGGCCTGGCGCTCGGCTCCTCCGGCACCGTGTTCCAGCAGCTGCTGCGCAACCCGCTCGCCTCGCCCGACTTCGTCGGCATCACCGCCGGGGCGAGCCTCGCCGCGGTCACCGGCATCGTGCTGTTCCAGGTCGGCGGGCTGGCCGTGTGCCTGCTGGCGCTGGGCGGCGCGGTCGTCGCGGCGCTGCTCATGTACGCCCTCGCCTGGCGGGACGGGGTCAGCGGCTACCGGTTCATCCTCATCGGCATCGGCGTCGCCGTGTTCTTCGAGGGCATCACCGGCTACATGCTGACCAGGGCCGAGCTGTTCGAGGCCCGGCAGGCGATGCACTGGCTGACCGGCTCGGTCGGCCAGGCCAGCGACGCCGAGCTGAAGCTGCTCTCCGCCGCGCTCGTGGTGCTGCTGCCGCTGGCGGTGCTGCTGTCACGGCGGCTGCGGGTGCTGGAGCTGGGCGACGACTCGGCCCGCGCCCTCGGCGCGCGCGTCGAGCTGACCCGCGCGGTCCTGCTCGGCACCGCCGTGCTGCTGGTCGCGCTGGCGGTCGCGGTGGCCGGGCCGATCGTGTTCGTCGCGCTGGTCGCCGGGCCGATCGCCAACCGGCTGCTCGGCCCCGCCACCGGCGGCATCGCCGCGGCGGCGCTCGTCGGGGCGGCACTGCTGCTCAGCGCCGACCTGATCGCCGTACACCTGCTGCCGACGCCGCTGCCGACCGGTGTGGTCACCGGCGCGGTCGGCGCACCGTACCTGCTGTGGCTGCTGGCCACGACGAACCGACAAGGAGCGGGCGGATGA
- a CDS encoding ABC transporter ATP-binding protein, with the protein MTRLRAEGLTLGYDAQPIVRDLDVTVLDGKVTAIVGANACGKSTLLRGLARLLRPRAGTVVLDGKAMAELSTLEVAKVLGLLPQAPVAPDGITVADLVSRGRYPHQGWFRTWTDRDHDAVARALDATDTADLVDRPLRQLSGGQRQRVWVAMALAQDTDLLLLDEPTTFLDINHQVELLRLLRKLNGESGKTIVAVLHDINLASRYCDHIIAMAGGAIVAEGSPAEVITAELIAKVFGLECVVLTDPVAGTPIIVPAG; encoded by the coding sequence ATGACCCGACTGCGCGCCGAAGGGCTCACCCTCGGCTACGACGCCCAGCCGATCGTGCGCGACCTCGACGTCACCGTGCTCGACGGCAAGGTGACCGCGATCGTCGGCGCCAACGCCTGCGGCAAGTCCACGCTGCTGCGCGGCCTGGCCCGGCTGCTGCGGCCGCGCGCGGGCACCGTCGTGCTCGACGGCAAGGCGATGGCCGAGCTGAGCACCCTGGAGGTCGCCAAGGTGCTCGGGCTGCTGCCGCAGGCGCCGGTCGCCCCCGACGGGATCACCGTCGCCGACCTGGTCTCCCGCGGCCGCTACCCGCACCAGGGCTGGTTCCGCACCTGGACCGACCGCGACCACGACGCCGTCGCCCGCGCCCTGGACGCGACCGACACCGCCGACCTGGTCGACCGGCCGCTGCGGCAGCTGTCCGGCGGGCAGCGCCAGCGGGTATGGGTCGCGATGGCGCTCGCCCAGGACACGGACCTGCTGCTGCTCGACGAGCCGACCACGTTCCTGGACATCAACCACCAGGTCGAGCTGCTGCGCCTGCTGCGCAAGCTGAACGGGGAGTCCGGCAAGACGATCGTGGCGGTGCTGCACGACATCAACCTGGCCAGCCGCTACTGCGACCACATCATCGCGATGGCGGGCGGGGCGATCGTCGCCGAGGGCAGCCCGGCGGAGGTCATCACCGCCGAGCTGATCGCGAAGGTGTTCGGCCTGGAGTGCGTGGTCCTCACCGACCCGGTGGCCGGTACGCCGATCATCGTCCCGGCCGGCTAG
- a CDS encoding permease prefix domain 1-containing protein → MTATLTDRYVTATVTRLPEARRADIERELRASIADAVDGRVDAGEDATTAEYAVLRDLGDPARLAAGYADSPQHLIGPAYFLDYTRLLKTLAAIVLPAVAGAVALAQVLGGAKVGTIIGTSISSVITTAMHLFFWVTIGFVAIERGGVRNPLTGQDWTPDALPDSTVPSRRARFGELIATTALSVVFVVALLISPYASPVRDAAGDPVGPLDPWLWDTGAIYAFAALVLVGLVTRYLRFYLGWQLSRALAILLVDLAGAAALIAVGATSHLVNPAFADAVGWDPIAVKWASSGAMIAGVVVVITSLVEAYTDYRRRGVTAA, encoded by the coding sequence ATGACCGCCACCCTCACCGACCGGTACGTCACCGCGACCGTCACCCGGCTGCCCGAGGCCCGCCGCGCCGACATCGAGCGCGAGCTGCGCGCCTCGATCGCCGACGCGGTCGACGGGCGGGTCGACGCGGGCGAGGACGCCACCACCGCGGAGTACGCGGTGCTGCGCGACCTCGGCGACCCGGCCCGGCTCGCGGCCGGCTACGCCGACTCGCCCCAGCACCTCATCGGCCCGGCATACTTCCTGGACTACACGCGGCTACTCAAGACGCTCGCCGCGATCGTGCTGCCCGCCGTGGCCGGCGCGGTCGCGCTGGCGCAGGTGCTCGGCGGCGCGAAGGTCGGCACGATCATCGGTACGAGCATCAGCTCCGTCATCACCACGGCCATGCACCTGTTCTTCTGGGTCACCATCGGCTTCGTGGCGATCGAGCGGGGCGGCGTGCGCAACCCGCTGACCGGCCAGGACTGGACACCGGACGCGCTGCCGGACAGCACCGTGCCCAGCCGACGGGCGCGCTTCGGGGAGCTGATCGCGACCACGGCCCTGTCGGTGGTGTTCGTCGTGGCGCTGCTCATCTCGCCGTACGCCAGCCCGGTGCGCGACGCGGCCGGGGACCCGGTCGGGCCGCTGGACCCTTGGCTGTGGGACACCGGCGCGATCTACGCCTTCGCCGCGCTCGTCCTCGTCGGACTGGTCACCCGCTACCTGCGTTTCTACCTGGGCTGGCAGCTCTCCCGGGCGCTGGCGATCCTGCTGGTGGACCTGGCCGGGGCGGCCGCGCTGATCGCGGTCGGCGCGACGTCCCACCTGGTCAACCCGGCGTTCGCCGACGCCGTGGGCTGGGATCCGATCGCGGTGAAGTGGGCGAGCAGCGGCGCCATGATCGCCGGTGTGGTCGTCGTGATCACCTCGCTGGTGGAGGCCTACACCGACTACCGCCGCCGGGGCGTCACCGCCGCCTGA
- a CDS encoding PadR family transcriptional regulator has translation MSGDELLSNHLQELRRGTVVLACLLILRQPNYGYALLEDLDRNGFAVDANTLYPLLRRLEKQGLLVSDWNTDEARPRKFYRTSPEGDAMADALTRDWDSLDHAFRALKGQPS, from the coding sequence ATGTCCGGCGATGAACTGCTCAGCAATCACCTGCAGGAACTGCGGCGCGGCACCGTCGTGCTCGCCTGCCTGCTGATCCTCCGCCAGCCCAACTACGGCTACGCGCTGCTCGAAGACCTCGACCGCAACGGCTTCGCGGTGGACGCCAACACGCTCTACCCCCTGCTCCGCCGGCTGGAGAAGCAGGGCCTGCTCGTCAGCGACTGGAACACCGACGAGGCCCGGCCGCGCAAGTTCTACCGCACCAGCCCCGAGGGAGACGCCATGGCCGACGCCCTCACCCGTGACTGGGACTCCCTCGACCACGCCTTCCGCGCCCTGAAAGGACAGCCATCATGA
- a CDS encoding MFS transporter encodes MSESPVRATASAEEAAAPRARRASEARSHLRTYAPVLRQPQLRRILPGVAASSLGDGMSMVAVAWLAVQLVPGPQAAVWTGLAVAAYALPATLGAALFSRFVRRFSGARLVTLDATLRALALGTIAVLAVTGHLSALGYVLLLAGSSLLHAWGSAGTYTLVAELLPEEEQLAGNALISTLQQAAVLVGPTLAGVVAAFAGPGWVIGIDAASFAILAISAATVTGRRLTAPAAPAEPERQAAAGWRVIRRQPRLLGLLAVTCVFFFLYGPVEVALPI; translated from the coding sequence ATGAGCGAGTCCCCGGTGCGCGCCACCGCCTCCGCCGAGGAGGCGGCGGCGCCCCGGGCCCGCCGCGCGAGCGAGGCCCGAAGCCATCTGCGCACGTACGCCCCGGTGCTGCGCCAGCCGCAGCTGCGCCGGATCCTGCCCGGCGTCGCGGCCTCGTCGCTCGGCGACGGCATGAGCATGGTCGCGGTGGCCTGGCTGGCCGTGCAGCTCGTGCCCGGACCGCAGGCCGCCGTGTGGACCGGACTGGCCGTGGCCGCGTACGCCCTGCCCGCGACCCTCGGCGCGGCCCTGTTCAGCCGGTTCGTGCGGCGGTTCAGCGGCGCCCGGCTGGTCACCCTCGACGCCACCCTGCGCGCCCTCGCCCTGGGCACGATCGCGGTGCTCGCCGTAACCGGCCACCTGAGCGCCCTGGGATACGTGCTGCTGCTGGCCGGATCGTCGCTGCTGCACGCCTGGGGCAGCGCGGGCACCTACACGCTGGTCGCCGAACTGCTCCCCGAGGAGGAGCAGCTCGCCGGCAACGCGCTGATCTCGACGTTGCAGCAGGCCGCGGTGCTGGTCGGCCCGACGCTGGCCGGAGTCGTGGCCGCGTTCGCCGGGCCCGGCTGGGTGATCGGCATCGACGCGGCGAGCTTCGCGATCCTCGCGATCAGCGCCGCGACCGTCACCGGCCGCCGGTTGACCGCCCCGGCCGCCCCGGCGGAGCCTGAGCGGCAGGCGGCCGCAGGGTGGCGCGTCATCCGGCGGCAGCCCCGGCTGCTCGGCCTGCTCGCCGTCACCTGCGTCTTCTTCTTCCTGTACGGGCCGGTCGAGGTGGCCCTGCCCATCTAG
- a CDS encoding VOC family protein, translated as MNGSSPTQGARTVLHPVSDLAAAKAVYAALLGVAPQTDGTFYVGFDVAGQHIGLVPGGGPQGMTSPVTYWHVPDLAVKLAEVTAAGATVREAAHDVGGGRLVATVTDPDGNVLGLLQDN; from the coding sequence ATGAACGGCTCTTCCCCCACCCAGGGCGCCCGGACCGTGCTGCACCCGGTGTCGGACCTCGCCGCGGCCAAGGCCGTGTACGCCGCGCTGCTCGGCGTCGCGCCGCAGACCGACGGCACCTTCTACGTCGGGTTCGACGTCGCCGGTCAGCACATCGGGCTGGTGCCCGGCGGCGGCCCGCAGGGCATGACCTCGCCGGTGACCTACTGGCACGTGCCGGACCTCGCGGTGAAGCTCGCCGAGGTCACCGCCGCGGGCGCCACCGTCCGGGAGGCCGCCCACGACGTCGGCGGCGGCCGCCTGGTGGCCACCGTCACCGACCCCGACGGCAACGTGCTCGGCCTGCTCCAGGACAACTGA